CCTGACTTGTGTGCCTTGTCTTTTTGGTTTTGTAGCACGAAGAAGGGTGGGTTTCTTTTCCCCCTCCATTTCTGGTATTGCTGGTAATAATGTAGAACACATTGTAGCATACGGCAGTGAAGTGAGTCAAGCTAGGAGTATTTAAAAAGACCAAAACACATTGCAAGCAGGCAGGGAGCATGATGGAAAAGCAGTTACGATATTAGGATAGAATGTCTggcgtgtgtgtttttttgttttgttttttttttttattttttatattcagaGTTGAAAATGCTTTAGTCTAAATTGGTTCTAGATATTTATATCTACACCTGCTGGGACATTGGTGTACACGGCCCTGCAGTCTATCCCATGCCATGAAATTTACCACCTTGTTTTCAAGATAATTTTCCTATACTTGACACATTTTTAAAGCTATGTCTTGGTGCGCTAAAACGCTTGTGTGTTGGCAAGGAACGTGGAGTGCAGTGAGGCGGTATAacagcctaaagcctagtacacatgatcagaaaattggacgaaaaatgccacttttgaagcgattgtacgataatctgatcgttagtacacagcttttgagagccgatcacaacagtttagGCAAAATTATCCGGAGGGACAAATACAAAAATGTTTCTTATACGATTCCAGAGCGTATGATTTCTGTTCAATCAGTACGGTATTCACgaaaaaaatcagaagaccaagaccacgcacgcttggaaatgaaagaatacaatacaacacatgctggttcaaatcctgaccacgacactacctgcctgtagtttgcatgttctccctatgcctgcgtgggttttctccgtgtttcctcccacactccaaagacatgctggtaggttaattggatcctgtctaaattagccctagtatgtgtgagtaaggcctctttctcacggggcggatcagcgatgatccgccccgtgaacatccgctggctcagcggggatcgctccgccgatccccgctgagcaggaagatgacaggtgcatcgctgcacgctgtgcagcgacggacctgtcagagcgccgctctcccctatgggggatcggatgatgacggacactacggtccgtcgtcatccgatccgaaaacggatggaaaagtaggtttttcctccgttacacttttcggatcggagcggggtcggatgtcagcggacatgtcaccgctgacatccgacgctccataggaatgaatgtatgtccgtttttcatccgaaaacggaaggatgaaaaacggacatacggatcgtccatgtgaaagaggccttagggacattagattgtaagctccttgagggtagggactgatgtaaatgtgcaatgtatatgtaaagtgctgcataaattgatagcgctatagaagtacctgtaataataaattacattacttccgaagttgtattctgtcatacgaaagttttcataactttagtaacctcttcattttcgatgtgagactagcatgcaaaaaaagcaACGGAAGATCACTCGTCCGATATTcttattgtgtgtatgaggctttaggattaTGACTTTTCTTCACCAAGTGGTAAATGAGAAAATTTTgctgtaccagtgtcccaccacCAACTTCAGTCCAGCAAGTAAgacttaatgtacatgggacgcttTTAAAAACTCTCCTGAATgacttaacttgacagatagtaaccgacgtttaaaaagtctgtttttgctgcattttacaGGAAGTGAGATGGAATATTGCCTAAGAGGCCTAAGACTATAAATAAATTAATAGGCATTCCTATTCCAACCTTACCACgctaccaaaaacaaaaacaaaaaaagtctggtTGGACTTTAAAGGGAAAGTTCAAGTTAGGCAGGcaatacatgggtcgaatttcgaaaaagaatcttcttttgaaaatcttatcctttttttttttttttttgtcactttagtCGACCATCTAGAGAGGCttgaatcaactttgcagttcatttatcTTCCAGCCTCTCTCTTTTGTCTCATCATTGTGACActtgccatataaaaaaaaaacgattaaaacCAAATATGTAACACATCTGTTAACATGACTTGTCGCCTACGGGGATCTTACAGTAGCCGATTCGACAATATTACCTACTTATCTACTTACCcgaccctccctcctctccccccccccccgtccttgaaaatcttatctaagaattttcgttcgtatttcgcaccattagtgggctgcagcaacagccgattttcgtgcggccatcaaatttgagtaatcggacgtgttggaaattttttgaaaaactaacgattttctaatcaatgatgggagaatcgtgcaaaaaATGTagtcaaaaaagaaatgcgcatgtgcaagacaATTTCTggaaagaagattcccagccacgaaaattcttttttttttttttctgtagcaacatgaggtgaaattgaaggcttggttggtcataTTTCAAAATCAATGATTGCATCATCGgttcacaaaacgcacaaattttctaatttttcaaaagaaaattctttcaaaattcgaccatgtatggccagccttagtcttttAAGTTATTGCATTAACTTTTAACCAGGGAAGAACAAACTATTATATTACTATATCATGATCCATTCTGTCCAATTCAGGAGCAAGAAGCAAAACTAGAGAGAACTTTAAAAGTTAGGCTCCAGCTATCATTTTTAGGAGCATTGGCACCGGCTTCTAAGCTAAACAAATTTTTAGGAAAGGTGGTAGTATTCCAAACTGTCCACAGCTTCCTTTTTATGTCTCTTGTTGATCTGGATATGGTCTTTTATCATATTCGCCAGTGAAAGATGCAAATTAAAACAAATAGTGTGATCcacttatttaaaatgtaaatacAACCATAAAAACTGTTACACACATTTCATAAGTGCTCATAGCATTATAATGCTGGAGAGATAATAAGTTGCGGATTGTTGGAACACTACCATCTTTCTGTTGTGGAAATAGGGAAGTAAAGAGAAGAAGTGGAACCTGCAATAAAAGTAATTACCAGAATAGATACCCATAAAGCTGAGTTGCCTTTTTGTAATGGGGGGGTAATAGAGATGGAGAGTGCTTGTATAATTTGAGGAGGATGATCGTGTTAAATGTGGTGTGTGGGGAGCACTTTTAGAGTATTGTGAAGTGAAGATCCCATAGATTTTTTTTAGCCAATATTTTGAGTATTGAGTATTTTGAGGTGATAGTGCTGCAGATATTTATGTATCCAGgagttgggtttttttatttttagtggtcTGTATTCCCATTTGGAACATTTTGTCTTTTTCCTGTTGCAGAGAAAAGACAGGAATTAGTGAAAATCTCAACAAAGTGAAGGGAAACCTTACCTTTGACAGTTGTCAGTTGAACATACAGTACCCTGTTTGAAATATGTCCCGTTACCAGAACAGAGGTAAccgatgtagaaaaaaaataaaaattagagcaCCTTTCACAGGTCCTAACCCTCCCCAGCTTTATTCAAagctaaactatttaaaaaaaaaaaaaagcgattccTCGGAcccagcccatccccgatcagggtaaagagccaatgaaaaaaaaattaaataaaaaacccagtggggattaaatgaccaaaagaaagctcctatttgcgtgaaaaaaataatactaattttgtttgggtacagtgttgcatgactgagtaattagcaTTGAAGTGCaagagcactgaaatctgaaaattggtctgggcaggatgggtgtataagtgccctgtattgaagtggttaaccacttgtagACCACCCACCGTAGATATACTGCAGAAGGGCGGCTGCTCTGCGCAAGATCcagcccgctcctgctgtgattatatcCAGCCCGCCGATCCTTCAGTACAGAGGGAgagcggcgatctgcctatgtaaacaaggcagattcctGTTCTGTCAGTACAAAAGGCATGGAtcctgtctctgcaaagcaggtgCACCGattcatgccttcccctagtacaagcacctcccccacagttatgttatccacttcccagccagtgtcagtacagagcactgatcactgtattaatgtcgctgctccccaaaaagtgtcagtgtccgatttgtccaccccgatattgcagtcccgctataagtcgctgatcgccgccattactagtaaaaaatagaaatatcccaaagtttgtagatgctataacttttgcgcaaaccaatcaatatatgcttattgggattttttaacaaaaatatgtagcggaatacattttagcttaaatttatgtaaaaaatgtagaattttcttttttttttttttttttttttaattggatgttttttatagcagaaagtaaaaaaaatatatatatattttattttttttttttccataattgttggtccttttttgtttatggcgcaaaaaacaggtgatcaaatactaccaagagAAGGCTCTAATTGACTCCTTTTACATTGGCACCGCTCCGCATTAGCGGTAAAgtatttaacccccgctagcggccgaagaaagggttaaatgcgcccgaaaagcgGCTCtgctgaagcgcttttcaggtgctttggcagcgatgcccattcatttcaatgggcaggggtggtggaggagctggTGTATAAACTGTTCCAAAGATGCTgttttcaggactttttttcttGCAGGCGTTCACActagggctgcaggggaggcgtttttcaggcgctatttttagccctttagcgcctgaaaaacgccttcagtgtgaaaggggtcttagtgggggaaaaaaaaagaacataaattttatttgggtacagcatcgcacacccgcgcaattgtcagttaaagtaatgcagtgctgcatcccaaaaaatggcctagtcatgaacgGGTCTAAATCTTCCCGAGAGCAAATGGTTAAAATATGGGAGAGCTGCTAATACGCAAAGTGTCAAACAACAGAATAATTTTTTGTGCTCACCCCACTTAAAAAGTGATAGAAGGGACAATTTGCATTGCCCcgtctatttctgtatgtggatgatggcactgcaattattttaattaaaaaaaaaaaaattgaaatccctttttcctaatcaatatataCAGCTGTctcatgacccagatctttcccagcctgtctacaAGGAAGCATAAACAGAGATTCcagttctctgctgctggtcatgttttatatatataaataagcccTTGGAAAAATAATTatcatcaataaactgttttaaattggcatacaaatatatattttacatcaAATCCTTATTATTTTGtgtaaataacatggtgtgggcagatttctgtcacactcctccagcctgtgtcttagaataggtGAAGCCTTCATTAATCTACATGTattatcctgcccccattgtgtttagctggttagtggcaaTGGAGGAGGAGCAAGGGAGGGGGCTGTCACTTACGACTGTGTAtgattctatagtcacatgggctgctcagatgttatagggaggaaatgctcagcatagaaactgacctgaaaactgagcatgtgcagagttgccactacagttgcaaaattcctagctgaatcagggacatgaacagaaggtggagatagagagcagctggatcaaaaaggtttttttgcagaaaactAGCCTCAtagtgagtataaacagcatgtaatacaccatttattgatagttttttttatgatgtgggtttagtgacactttaagactCTTGGGGGTGCCATTTTGTTTCTGTGCTTGTGCTCAATATTGACAGCTACCCCATGCCAAGAAGTAGCCATACACCTATTTATttttagtgtatgtgtgtgtatatatatatatatatatatatatatatatatatatatatatatatatatatatatatatatatatatatatatatatatatatatagtgtgtgttgtATGTATGTTTGTTTCAGAGTGGTCATTTTTAGGGGTTTGCTTTGTGTCCAGTTTAGATGTGAATATTGTGTTGTGGAATCTGTCCCTAATATCTTTTAATAAATAGACAAATTTGAAATGAAACCTTTTTAAttgatgtattttatattttttaggcaGAGCATACTGAATGAAAAGGGGAAATGGATCTGCCAAACCATGCCAAACAACTGCTGCTTCAGCTGAATCAGCAACGAGCCAAAGGTTTCCTGTGTGATGTCATCATTGTGGTGGAAAATGCCCTGTTCCGAGCTCACAAGAACATCCTTGCCGCCAGCAGCATGTACTTTAAGTCTCTTGTTCTCCATGACAACCTGATCAATCTAGATACCGACATGGTCAATCCAGCAGTTTTCCGTCAGATTTTGGACTTTATCTACACTGGTAAACTCCTAACAACATCTGACCAGCCAGGAGAGCAGAACTTCAATGCTCTTCTCACTGCAGCAAGCTACCTCCAACTCCACGACTTGGCAACTCTTTGCAGGAAGAAGCTCAAGCGTGCTGGGAAGCCATTTGTTGGAAAGCTTGGAGTGCCCAGCATAGGCCGAGTTGGAAGGAGTCACAGGCTCTCCACTCCCCAACTTGCTCACATGCGATTCTCTGGCTCATCTGATGAAAACAAGGGCTCCAACTCAAATGAGCTGTCCAGTACTGCAGGGCAAGATGAAGATGTGTTTATTAACAATTCTAACCAGGAAAATAGCCACCCTTTAAATCGAGGTACAGGGAGCAACAACAGCCTTCATAACAGCACTAATGGGAGTGACCATGAGCTAGGCCTTGACCTTTCCAAGAAAAGCCCGTCCCTACCTGCACAAGAAGAGAATGTACAAGCAGATAGTTGTGCAGGTTCTCCCCAATCTGCCTCAGCATCTGTAGCCAACAGTGCCTCATACGAAGAATCCGCCCTCCAAAAAAGAGACAGTGAACcaatggaagtggaggaaaaccaCTCTGAATCCGGGCCAAAGAAACTCCTTCGTCACTGTCCCCGTAAAAAGGAGTGGGACAGGAAAGATGGAGAATTGTCTCCAGAGGAACGAGGAGAAAATATGCCCAATGGAGTTATTGTTGGGCCTAAGTCAAAAGAGAGAATATCTGGAGGGGGCTATGCTTCAGAAAAGGGTTTCCAGTGTAAAGAGGAAGTGGAAAATGGCAAAGACAACAGTGAGGAGAGTGGACATAGTGAGAACGAGACTGAACATCCTAGTGCCAACTATGTTTACCGACAAGATGGATTTGAGACTGTGCCATTTGGAGACAACTTGTATGTCTGTATCCCCTGTGGAAAGGGGTTTCCCAATTCAGAGCAACTGAATGCCCATGTGGAAACGCACACTGAGGAGGAGCTATATATCAAAGAGGAAGATTCCTACTGCAAAGAGGAAGCGGAGGATCTGTCCACTCCCAACACTACCTTTCCAAATGAATCACGGCCATTCAAGTGCTCAGTGTGTGAAAGAAGTTACAAAGATCCAGCCACTCTTCGACAGCACGAGAAAACGCACTGGCTGACCCGTCCTTTCCCCTGTAACATCTGTGGCAAAATGTTCACACAAAGAGGAACCATGACCCGCCATATGAGGAGTCACCTGGGCCTCAAACCTTTTGCTTGCGACGAGTGTGGGATGCGCTTTACAAGGCAATATCGACTGACCGAGCACATGCGTGTCCACTCAGGGGAAAAGCCCTATGAATGTCAGCTCTGCGGGGGAAAATTCACCCAGCAGCGCAATCTGATCAGTCACTTGCGTATGCACACCTCCCCATGTTAAACCAAAGACTCTTATGACATCCTAAGAATGTGCTTCTCTtgtgcacacaaacacacacacaaaccaatTTACCTTCCTGATGACTTGCTGCTTTATGGGTACCTGTTTTCCAGTTGTATCAGAGATGGAAGAAAGGGGGTGCAATGCCTCACCTGAGCTTTAACATGTAATGAATAACGACAACATTTCAACATATGGCACAGTGGAAGCCAGTTGTACATCATCTTCAGTTTACACAACAAAGAGGTTACATCCCCAGCACTCTTTGCCTCTACATCATCGGCACCTACACAAAGACTTCAAACACTCTTGCCAAGGGATGGCCATTGTGATGCTTGCAGATTCAACAAGTTCTATTGAGAGCATTGCCATCCTACTATACTATTCTAGCAGCAAGGAAAACATTGAAGTTAAGTCTTTTGGTGTAGGGTGCATTTTGGTGTAATTTTACTGAAGGCATGTTATTACACACCCTGTGATGATCACACCTTTCTACATCTTGGCCCTGCCTACTTCTGTCCAGCCTTAAGAGGTGCTGGCCTCCTACTTATATCCATGAATGAAAACCAAGGAAACCTCAACTCCCTCTCCTGGTTACCACTGTGGGCATCTGGATAGGTTCCTGCCAAGTTGCCCCTTTCTTACACCAATATATAGATAGCTGAAGGAGGGCTGGCACTTTTCTGGGGCTCTTGGTATCCCGTGGCTGTGAATTCTTTGCATGTTCCCTCTTGGTACCTTTCTTCTTTCTGAAGGCCCTTTTTTTCCACAGACTGGAAACTAACATTGCCCAACAGTTGCACCCATGTGAGCCAGTGGGAGGGAGGTTCTTTGTTTTGCCTCCCTCTGTTGTTTTCCTGTCTGTAATAGGTACTTGTCTCAGTGCTGGGCTGTGGGAGACTGTCTAATTTACATTTTGAATCTGTGAATTTTTGAACTGGAAGTTTAGGGTTATTTTGGGGTGGTGGGTTAGGATTCTTTCTTTTCACTACTCACTTTTTACATGTTATTGAGCTTCTCGTGTAAAGATGAGCTCAGGAACAGACACATCGTAACTCCTTCTGTCCTACAGAGGGCACCTAGTACTTTGTTACAGTGCTCAGTGCCCTGTTAACCTGACCCAAAAAGTGTTAAACCGTAGGAGGTTTTTGTTTTCTCCACCCCACACACCTCCAAATTATAGGAAACTTTTCTCTTTACTGCCAGACTGGCTTCCAGTTGGAGCCTATCTGTTaggaaagaaggttctcaccaTGTTGCTGTTTATGGTGACTACTGGTCACCTattaggtactcctgtgtgtgtgtgtgtatacgtgAGTGTGTGTCAGTGTGCGTGTCAGCCTATTGTGGCTGTGTATGTAAAGGTGGAAGGATGCGATGGACTGGTCACTTTTGCTACCTCTTGAACTCTTGACAAGTGAGATGCTTTTACTAAAgttttgcatagttttttttttttttttttttttttctttcatgtaagTAAATGTATAAAGTTAGAACATTTAAATTAAATGGAAAGCATTCAAAACATAAGACTGTCAGGAATTTGCCATACTCTACATGTTACGGCTATGAAATAGATCCAAAAATGAACAGAACCCAAAGAGATCCAATCAGAAATGAACCAAAATAATTACCAAACCCTTTTCCCTAGATAGAATCACCTCTTGCTGCAGAGGTTTGTGATATTTCCAAAGCTGTGACTCCCAAAGTGTTAGTCTCTCAATATCTTTGCAAATTATGGCCAGCCGCTGTTAGAAATGCATCAGAATCCAGAACTTACCAAATACTGGTGTACCCTTACAATTTATGGCCACATTAGAAAAttcaagtttacatttttttttttttttttttaagaccaaaTCTATGAAACTAAAGACAAGTCAAGttaagctgcaatattttttttttttttttttttttttttttaatgttcacaaAAGTTCAGTCCTATGACCTAAAATGAATGTAAGAATAGACAAAGTAACAAACTCGAAAATATAGTTGTCTTTTCCCCCATGTGGAATCACGTTGATAAGTTTTTAATTGTgggaatttaaagctgaactccaggaagcaGATTTAAACTGTCCCCTTAACAAAAACATAACAAGTCCCTGAAATGCTGAAACAATCTGACTTAGAAGCCATTCAGTCTCTTTGGCTTCCCATCCTCCTCTGAACAACTGTGCAGGCAGGTCTAtatcataaaaaaatacataaaagctgGCATCCCTTTCTTCCCTAAAGATGGTAATCGCCACACTTCCTAGAGATGCTTGGAATGCTGTTCACTTGTGCAGATAATTGTATGCCAACTTTTCCGCTTGCCAGGAAAGGAGCACATTTGCATATGATGGGATTGAGCAGATCTCAGCAGATTGCAAACATTTTGACTAGAATGGGCATGTTTAttgcatgtttattttttttaatcaaatctggagttcctctttaaactattatttatatttttggtcTGCTCCATGAAGTACTGCAATTTCCTTGATCTACACAGTGACATTGTACATCTGTGTAGCTTAATTAATCATTGAATTTGCTATGCTTGTGATAGATCCAGTATCATATTTGTGCATTGTCTCTTTTAGTTGAAAGTAGATGATTTGCATTCCACACTGTTGATAGCTGCTCTTGGTTGACTCATAATCTGGTTACAGTCCAATTCAGTAGTTTACATTTTGTGTAATTCAGTATGTGGGAAACAAATACAGATGCTTCAGGGCCAAAGATGAAATATCTTCTGGGGCTTGCTGATATTtcatttgacaattttttttcctcacaagGGTATATTTTATTAACATATGGCTGTATCTCTCTGATATATTTAATCAGTACATATGAGATGGCGAGTCTGAGCAGTCTGCTGAAAGCTACAATTTAATTTAATGGGCAACTGCTAAAGTTCTAAAGGAAATATGTAGATCATAAATAGCCCCTGGTGTAGAAAGCATTGTCTGGTTCCTTGCCATCTTGATTGGTCCGTgcaggatgacatcactcccgcgcatgcacagggGTCATCTCAACACACTGGCACTGTGCCGAAAAATGTAAACGTGCAGCTGCACTCTGTTTACATTCTGGGGAGGATTGCAAGCAAGCAGGTAAGCTTATTTTctagcagaagagacattgcatgtaatttCTGCAATAAGCGCCTGCCTgttcgcaaatttttttttttgcattggtttaAGGAAAAGTGGTCCAGTTGCATAATGGCCTAATAGTAGatgtcacatattttttttttttttttcctttttggaagcTGCTTCTGCACAGCTAGAAGACCTGCCCCCTCCCTACAGCATATGTACTTCTCTGTAAGTTGCAATGGTGTGCACACTGCATTGTGAAATGATGGGGGGAGCACCCAGAGCAATTAATTTTCCTGTGGTATTTGCATACAGCTCTGGTTTTCTAGGCTGCTGGATGTGTAGGAGCAGTTTCATAGGAAAAAGGCATTTCCTGCTGTTGAGCAATTATGTAAGTTGGATTGGTTTTTCTTAAGGGACAACTCCATAAAGTTATCTGCAATGCCTGGGAGGCGGACTGAGCTCTTTTCTACATCGAAACCTCTGCTCTGCCCACAGTTCAGTCATTTTCAGGTTGCAATGCTTTGCATTAATTGGATTGCTTTAGTTGGGCTCCTTGGCCCTATATGAAGACCACCACTGCAGTTAAAATAGTAGCTCCAGGGCTGCAGGTAGCAGCTAAACTGTGGATAAAGCCAAGATTTCTCTCATTATCACCAAAAGAAATAAAACGTATCTATTACATTTACCTTTCCCAAATGCTGCAGAGGACTTTGTGGGATTCGTTAACATCAACTAACATTGAGAAAAGAGCACAACAAGAAGTCTACTAGCCTGTTGTAATTTTCAAACATGGTTATGGGactgaactttttttcttttttttttttttttttccacagctaGCCATACACTGGCTTAACAAAAATGCACCGATAGTCGAATTTTCCCGCGCCGGGATGTCATATTTCAAACAGTACCTGCATGTGATTGGATAAAGGTGCTGTTCGACTGACAAGTTATCCAACAGGCTCTTTTGATAAAAGTCAATTGAACAATCAACTTTTGCCAAATGGAGTGGTGCCGGCAGGGCCATACACTGCCTGAAATTCAGCCGAGCCAGCAGAAATTGGCCAGAATTGGAGCAGTGTATTGGCAACTTAAGTCTCGATTCTCCATTCTTTCTATGAAACAAAACTACTTTTGACAATTCTTAATATGCCctccaaaatttgagatttttcactttcttaatgttttttttttttttttactgacactgcagaAAACCAATTGCTTCTAAAAAGTGGTACAAT
This window of the Aquarana catesbeiana isolate 2022-GZ linkage group LG01, ASM4218655v1, whole genome shotgun sequence genome carries:
- the HIC2 gene encoding hypermethylated in cancer 2 protein, producing the protein MDLPNHAKQLLLQLNQQRAKGFLCDVIIVVENALFRAHKNILAASSMYFKSLVLHDNLINLDTDMVNPAVFRQILDFIYTGKLLTTSDQPGEQNFNALLTAASYLQLHDLATLCRKKLKRAGKPFVGKLGVPSIGRVGRSHRLSTPQLAHMRFSGSSDENKGSNSNELSSTAGQDEDVFINNSNQENSHPLNRGTGSNNSLHNSTNGSDHELGLDLSKKSPSLPAQEENVQADSCAGSPQSASASVANSASYEESALQKRDSEPMEVEENHSESGPKKLLRHCPRKKEWDRKDGELSPEERGENMPNGVIVGPKSKERISGGGYASEKGFQCKEEVENGKDNSEESGHSENETEHPSANYVYRQDGFETVPFGDNLYVCIPCGKGFPNSEQLNAHVETHTEEELYIKEEDSYCKEEAEDLSTPNTTFPNESRPFKCSVCERSYKDPATLRQHEKTHWLTRPFPCNICGKMFTQRGTMTRHMRSHLGLKPFACDECGMRFTRQYRLTEHMRVHSGEKPYECQLCGGKFTQQRNLISHLRMHTSPC